The DNA window TATAATCGATTAATTGATTTAAAGAATGATTTCTGTGCTCAGGGAGCTCCCGAAGAATAGTTCTGGCCTCAGTCAGCGCAAAGTCAACCACCCCGCCCGGCCTTCGTTCTTGAGATGCCGCCCAGGCAATCCCTAAATTCCAGCCTATGGTCTCACATTGCTCCTGCACCTTCAGCGGACAGCCGGCCAGCTCCGCCCCCAACCGTGCCGCAAGGCCGGTCAGAGATGCTCTTTCCATCTCAATAGTTCTTATATATTCGCCATCACTTACTTTTTTATCCCTCGACAACCAACGGATGATTGCTCCTTGATTCATATTTTCAATAACCTTAGCCAAAGGGGCCAGGAAATGAAGCATTTTCTCTTTACACAAACTCAGGAAAAACTTTCCATAAAGAAAATCTCCCACAAGAACCGGAAATTGTCGTTTACTTTCTTCCAGATCCGGATCATCCTTCATCAGGCGATGAACCTGATCGGCCATAAATATGTATTGAAGGATTGTGGCCAGGCCAATAGCTGAACGGGCGGCGCCGCCAAAGGTTTGGCTCACAGCAAGGACAATAAGCGGGCAGGCGTTATTCTCAAGTTCACCAAAATTCAATTCCACAAGTTCGTCAAATTCAGCAGCCTTGAGCTTGATTTCACGTCGAAGGGTTCTTTTTATTTCTTCAAGCTCCTCCTTGAAGTGTTCAGACAGTAGCAACAAGGCAATCTCTCCTTAATATTTGAGGCTAATCTAAGTAATATTCGAGGCTTTTCATCAAAATCCTGCCCCTATCAAGGTTCCAAGGATCAATAACATTATTTTTTACAAGTTCATATAAATCATCCCGCAATTACTTAGCAAATATTGACATTCCATCATTCAAAACAATAGACCTTGTAACTCTCCCGTCACAAGGTCTATTATGCCAGCCTTATCTCAGTCTGGAATAAAATAAATATCCCTCCTAAAGATTTACCGCTTCTTTTGGATCTTCTACAAGTCCACGTTTCATTTCCGTAGCTGTCATATGACCTGCTTTAAATTGCTCAGTCAAATAATTACAGGCATCCCAGGGATTGACCTGATCCCCGCATGTGAATACGTCGACAGCCGCATAACCAAGTTCCGGCCATGTATGGATGGCTAAATGGGATTCGGAAATGACCACTACACCACTCACACCTTGCGGGCTGAACTTATGAAATACCACTTCGCGTACTTCTGCGCCTGCTTCCAGGGCTGCGTTGACCATGATTGCTTCGACATCTTCGCGGTTATTAAGAATCTCGAAACTACAACCATAGATTTCAGCCAACACATGACGTCCCAGAGAATTGCTCATCTTGTCATCTTTGCCCCCTTTACAAAAGCAAAATGGAAGGAATCCGAGCCGAACCCAACGTCCGGTGACCCAAATTCCTATCGAAAACAATTGTAGCACAATGTGGCCGCTTGTCAATAAAAAAGTAAAGGTTAATCCCGTAAAACCCTTTATTCCGCTTCAATTCCGGAATAAGGCGAACTCTCTGCCGGTTTGCTCCGCATTTCTTAAGATTTCACTTTTATCTTGTCACTTCCAAAGACAGCCCAAGGATTTTGCTTTACAATAGTGAGCGAATTTAAGCGAGTGGAAACAAAACTTCGCGTAAAGCAAAATCCTGGAGAGTCATTTGACCGAGTAAACAATCTTCCCATCAATGATCGTCTGCAAAACTTTAGCGTTAATATTCAGCGGTTCCTGATCATAGACCACCAGATCAGCGTCATACCCTTCGGCGATTCTGCCAATACGGTCATCACATCCCAGAATCTCAGCCGGATTGACCGTCAGACATTTGAGAGCATCTTTTGGAGAGAGACCTTCGGCTACAGCCAGGATGGCTATGGTCCGCAATTGATCGATGGAGTTGTAGGGATGATCGGTGATCAGGGCCACCTTTAACCCTGAGTCCATTAGTTTAAGAGCCGAAGCATAATTCCTGTTGCGCAGCTCCATCTTAATGCGGGGAGTCAGCATGGGGCCCAAAGCTACCGCGGCTTTCTTTTCAAACAGGTAGTCGGCAATCAGATCCGCCTCTGTTCCGTGCTCGATCACTAATTTTTCGATCTTAAACTCTTCAGCAATGCGTACGGCGGTTATGATGTCATCGGCGCGATGAGCATGGGCCCGCAAGGGGATTTCACCCATTAAGAGGGGAATCACAGCTTCCAGCTTGACATTACGCTTTTTCACTTTATTCGCCTTTTTTAAGCTTATATAATCCTGAGCTTGCATGAATAATTCACGAATCAGAGAGGCCGTCCCCATCCGGGTCACCGGCGATTTTTTATCGGCACCATAGGTGGTGAGAGGATTTTCTCCCAGGGCTATCTTCAGACCTACTGGATTCTTAATCACCATCTGATCGATGATTCGCCCCGCAGTCTTGAAAGCCATGTTCAAACCCCCTACCGGGTTATCGCTTCCCGGCCCGGACATGACGGTTGTGATGCCATGGCGAACCGCATCCTTAAAGGCTATGTCCATGGGATTCACTCCATCGATTGCCCTGAGATTCGGGGTAATAGGATCGGATATTTCATTATTATCCACACCGATTTTTCCTGTCGCTTCCTCGATAATCCCCAGATGAGTATGGCAGTCAATCCATCCCGGCAAAATATACCCCTCCCGCACATCAAGAACCGGGATTCCTTTCTCTCCTTCGATTACCGGCCTCACCTCTTTGATTTTGCTGTTCTCAATGAGAATATCAGCCTTAAGGTAATCCTCTTGTTCATGAAGCCATACCAATCCGTTTTTAATAAGAAGACTCATCTCTTCACCTTCTCCATCAATTTAACCTTTCTTAGTATTACCGGAATAGTCAGGATTGAACACATTGAGAATATTAGCTTTGGGGCGGAAGCAACCGTCTTATGTATAATTTACCACTTTATGCAAAACACTGTACTCATTACAGAGTCAGGGAGGGATAATCTTGGGCGAGGATACCTATTATAGCTGGGCCCGCCGCAGAGGCATATCACGGCGTGACTTCTTAAAATTTTGTACGCTCACCGCGGCTATGCTGGGTCTTGATTCTTCAGCTGTCCCCAAAATAGTCAAAGCGCTCGAAACAAAACCCCGCGTTCCGGTGATCTACTTAAATTTACAGGAATGCACGTGTTGCAGCGAATCGTTTCTGCGCAGTGCTCATCCCCTGATTTCCGATCTCATCTTGAATATGATATCCCTGGATTATATGGAAGTTATCCAAGCTGCTGCGGGAATACAGGCTGAGTCTGCCCGGCTCAAGGCCATGCAGGATTATTATGGACACTATGTTTTGGTGGTTGAAGGCAGCGCCACTTTAGGAGACGGCGGAGTCTACTGTACCATTGGGGGAATGACCGCCAATGACCTTCTCAAGGAATGTGCCGACGGAGCGGCAGCAGTCATCGCTTATGGTTCCTGCGCCACCAATGCCTGTATTCAGGGGGCTTACCCCAATCCTACCGAAGCCGTTCCCATCCGCCGTATTGTCAAAAACAAACCGGTCATCGATGTACCGGGGTGCCCGCCCATCGCTGAAGTCATCACCGGAACTATCGTGCATTATCTAACCTTTGGCGAGATTCCTGAACTGACCAGCCAGGGCCGTCCCAAAGCTTTCTATTCCAAGCGGGTTCACGACGGGTGTACCCGGCGGGCTTTCTTTGATGCCGGTCAATTCGTAGAGCAGTTTGATGATGAAGGAGCTAAAAAGGGGTGGTGCCTCTAC is part of the Desulfitobacterium chlororespirans DSM 11544 genome and encodes:
- a CDS encoding polyprenyl synthetase family protein, with the protein product MLLLSEHFKEELEEIKRTLRREIKLKAAEFDELVELNFGELENNACPLIVLAVSQTFGGAARSAIGLATILQYIFMADQVHRLMKDDPDLEESKRQFPVLVGDFLYGKFFLSLCKEKMLHFLAPLAKVIENMNQGAIIRWLSRDKKVSDGEYIRTIEMERASLTGLAARLGAELAGCPLKVQEQCETIGWNLGIAWAASQERRPGGVVDFALTEARTILRELPEHRNHSLNQLIDYIESHVQVKILELNYR
- the speD gene encoding adenosylmethionine decarboxylase, with the translated sequence MSNSLGRHVLAEIYGCSFEILNNREDVEAIMVNAALEAGAEVREVVFHKFSPQGVSGVVVISESHLAIHTWPELGYAAVDVFTCGDQVNPWDACNYLTEQFKAGHMTATEMKRGLVEDPKEAVNL
- a CDS encoding amidohydrolase, whose protein sequence is MSLLIKNGLVWLHEQEDYLKADILIENSKIKEVRPVIEGEKGIPVLDVREGYILPGWIDCHTHLGIIEEATGKIGVDNNEISDPITPNLRAIDGVNPMDIAFKDAVRHGITTVMSGPGSDNPVGGLNMAFKTAGRIIDQMVIKNPVGLKIALGENPLTTYGADKKSPVTRMGTASLIRELFMQAQDYISLKKANKVKKRNVKLEAVIPLLMGEIPLRAHAHRADDIITAVRIAEEFKIEKLVIEHGTEADLIADYLFEKKAAVALGPMLTPRIKMELRNRNYASALKLMDSGLKVALITDHPYNSIDQLRTIAILAVAEGLSPKDALKCLTVNPAEILGCDDRIGRIAEGYDADLVVYDQEPLNINAKVLQTIIDGKIVYSVK
- a CDS encoding hydrogenase small subunit, which encodes MGEDTYYSWARRRGISRRDFLKFCTLTAAMLGLDSSAVPKIVKALETKPRVPVIYLNLQECTCCSESFLRSAHPLISDLILNMISLDYMEVIQAAAGIQAESARLKAMQDYYGHYVLVVEGSATLGDGGVYCTIGGMTANDLLKECADGAAAVIAYGSCATNACIQGAYPNPTEAVPIRRIVKNKPVIDVPGCPPIAEVITGTIVHYLTFGEIPELTSQGRPKAFYSKRVHDGCTRRAFFDAGQFVEQFDDEGAKKGWCLYKMGCKGPVAYNACAVMEWNGGISFPVKSGHPCMACSENNWYDTSTPFYTHLADIPNNAIGRNPDELGMAALGVAGVGVVAHAAATIATKTSEKRQKQD